A portion of the uncultured Bacteroides sp. genome contains these proteins:
- the proB gene encoding glutamate 5-kinase, with the protein MGQQFTRIAVKVGSNVLTRTDGTLDVTRMSALTDQIAELHKSGVEVILISSGAVASGRSEIQTSKKLDSVNQRQLFSAVGQAKLINRYYELFREHGIAVGQVLTTKENFGTRRHYLNQKNCMTVMLENGVIPIVNENDTISVSELMFTDNDELSGLIASMMDAQALIILSNIDGIYNGSPADPASTVIREIGQRKDLSSYIQASKSSFGRGGMLTKTNIARKVADEGITVIIANGKRDNILVDLLQHPEETLCTRFIPSPQPVSSIKKWIAHSEGFAKGEIHINQQATEVLNADKAVSILPIGITHIEGEFEKDDIVRIIDYSGNPVGVGKANCDSAQAREAIGKHGKKAVVHYDYLYVE; encoded by the coding sequence ATGGGACAACAGTTTACACGAATTGCTGTAAAGGTGGGTAGCAACGTTCTAACCAGAACTGATGGCACGCTGGATGTGACGCGCATGTCTGCCCTCACCGATCAAATAGCCGAACTACATAAATCGGGTGTGGAAGTAATTCTCATCTCATCAGGTGCGGTAGCTTCCGGGCGAAGTGAGATACAGACATCAAAGAAACTGGATAGCGTAAATCAACGACAACTCTTTTCGGCTGTGGGGCAAGCGAAACTCATTAACCGTTACTACGAACTTTTTCGCGAACATGGCATTGCTGTGGGGCAAGTACTAACAACAAAAGAAAATTTCGGCACACGCAGGCACTATCTTAATCAAAAGAATTGCATGACGGTTATGCTCGAGAATGGCGTGATCCCGATAGTCAATGAAAATGATACCATCTCTGTAAGCGAACTCATGTTTACCGACAATGATGAACTATCCGGCCTCATCGCATCAATGATGGATGCGCAAGCACTTATTATCCTAAGTAATATTGACGGCATATACAACGGTTCACCAGCAGATCCCGCATCAACCGTTATCCGAGAAATAGGGCAACGGAAAGATCTGTCAAGCTACATACAAGCTTCCAAATCGAGCTTCGGCCGCGGAGGGATGCTCACCAAAACCAACATAGCCCGCAAGGTAGCCGACGAAGGAATCACCGTAATTATAGCTAATGGTAAACGAGACAACATTCTCGTCGACCTGCTGCAACACCCTGAGGAGACTCTCTGTACTCGTTTCATCCCATCACCTCAACCTGTATCAAGCATCAAAAAATGGATTGCGCACAGTGAAGGTTTTGCTAAAGGAGAAATACACATCAACCAACAAGCTACAGAAGTGCTTAATGCAGACAAGGCCGTGAGTATTCTGCCTATAGGTATCACGCACATCGAAGGCGAGTTTGAGAAAGATGATATAGTGCGTATCATCGACTATTCAGGCAATCCCGTAGGAGTAGGAAAAGCCAATTGTGACTCTGCCCAAGCGCGGGAAGCAATAGGAAAACACGGCAAGAAAGCTGTTGTGCACTACGACTATTTATATGTAGAATAA
- a CDS encoding DUF2007-related protein encodes MEAEENTILTEIFSGTPWEAELIKGLLESNGIESVVKDGIMGTLAPYLSPEVAILVNEKDYELSMQIIRERDKKNDE; translated from the coding sequence ATGGAAGCAGAAGAAAACACTATTCTAACCGAAATCTTCTCAGGAACACCTTGGGAAGCAGAGTTGATTAAAGGTCTACTAGAGAGTAATGGAATAGAGTCCGTCGTGAAAGATGGAATAATGGGAACACTAGCTCCTTATCTTAGTCCCGAGGTAGCGATTCTTGTTAACGAAAAGGATTACGAATTGAGCATGCAAATTATTAGAGAAAGAGATAAGAAGAATGATGAATAA
- the murI gene encoding glutamate racemase: MKQDLPTVPGPIGVFDSGYGGLTILKQIRETLPEYDYIYLGDNARTPYGTRSFEVVYEFTRQAVEKLFEMGCHLVILACNTASAKALRSIQVNDLPRIDPARRVLGVIRPTVECIGEITRSRHIGVLATAGTIKSESYPLEIHKLFPDIKVSGEACPMWVSLVENNEADGPGADYFIKKSIDQLISKDSQIDTVILGCTHYPLLLPKIEQFMPEGIQIMTQGDYVATSLKNYLQRHPEIDKKCTKGGNTIFCTTEAEEKFTESASIFLNEAISVQRISLE; encoded by the coding sequence ATGAAGCAAGATTTACCTACAGTCCCGGGACCCATCGGAGTATTTGATTCAGGTTACGGAGGATTAACTATCTTGAAGCAGATCAGGGAGACTCTTCCTGAATATGATTACATTTATTTGGGAGATAATGCCCGTACCCCTTACGGCACACGGTCATTTGAAGTGGTATACGAGTTTACCCGCCAAGCCGTGGAAAAACTATTTGAGATGGGTTGCCATCTAGTGATACTGGCTTGCAATACAGCATCGGCCAAGGCTCTAAGAAGTATACAGGTAAATGATTTGCCACGTATAGACCCCGCCAGAAGAGTGTTAGGTGTAATTCGCCCAACGGTAGAATGCATCGGCGAAATTACCAGAAGCCGACATATTGGTGTCCTCGCCACAGCAGGCACCATCAAATCGGAATCGTACCCTCTTGAGATACATAAGCTCTTTCCCGACATTAAGGTAAGTGGAGAAGCTTGTCCAATGTGGGTATCATTGGTGGAAAACAATGAAGCCGACGGGCCAGGTGCAGACTATTTTATAAAAAAAAGTATAGACCAACTCATCAGTAAAGATTCCCAAATTGACACTGTTATCTTAGGTTGCACGCACTACCCCTTGCTCCTTCCTAAAATAGAGCAGTTCATGCCTGAAGGAATACAGATTATGACTCAAGGCGACTATGTTGCAACTAGTCTGAAAAATTATCTTCAACGCCATCCGGAGATAGATAAGAAATGCACAAAAGGTGGAAACACCATATTTTGCACAACCGAGGCAGAAGAGAAATTCACTGAATCAGCATCCATCTTCTTAAATGAGGCCATCTCCGTACAAAGAATATCTCTAGAATAA
- a CDS encoding OmpH family outer membrane protein, with translation MLKKIALAIMFILPMGVSAQTLKFGHVVSNEIITAMPEFAKAQADLQALEKKYTEEIQRTSEEFNKKYQEYQQAVQKDSLPQNIAERRQKELQDMMQRSEQFQQEAQQNMQKAQTDLMAPISKKVDEAIKAVGEAEGLTYIFDLARTAIPYVNEKVSVNVTPLVKTKLGLK, from the coding sequence ATGCTTAAAAAAATTGCACTCGCAATTATGTTCATCCTCCCGATGGGCGTATCTGCACAAACTCTTAAATTCGGGCACGTTGTATCGAACGAAATCATTACGGCTATGCCGGAATTCGCAAAAGCCCAAGCCGACCTACAGGCATTAGAGAAAAAATACACTGAAGAAATTCAGAGAACAAGCGAAGAGTTCAACAAGAAGTATCAGGAATATCAGCAAGCAGTACAGAAAGACTCTCTGCCACAAAATATTGCTGAAAGAAGGCAAAAAGAGTTGCAGGACATGATGCAAAGAAGCGAGCAATTCCAACAAGAGGCTCAGCAGAATATGCAAAAGGCTCAAACTGATTTGATGGCACCTATCTCTAAAAAAGTAGATGAAGCGATTAAGGCAGTAGGTGAAGCTGAAGGCCTAACTTACATTTTTGACCTTGCTAGAACGGCTATCCCTTATGTTAACGAAAAAGTTAGTGTAAATGTAACTCCTCTTGTAAAGACCAAGCTTGGTTTGAAGTAA
- a CDS encoding OmpH family outer membrane protein, protein MRKSVLFIILLFASFLTASAQKFALIDMEYILKNIPAYESANEQLNQTSTKWQGEVEALTKEAQALYKKYQSEAKSLSEEQRTKREETIVAKEKAIAELKRKYFGQDGELFKQRESFIKPIQDQIYNAVKEIAELKGYSVVLDRASATSIIFASPRIDISNEILSKLGYSN, encoded by the coding sequence ATGAGAAAATCTGTTCTATTCATTATCTTGCTGTTTGCCTCATTTTTAACAGCAAGTGCACAAAAGTTCGCTTTGATAGATATGGAGTATATCCTAAAAAATATCCCGGCTTACGAAAGTGCGAACGAGCAACTGAACCAGACCTCCACTAAGTGGCAAGGCGAAGTGGAAGCTTTAACGAAGGAGGCTCAGGCATTGTATAAAAAGTATCAATCGGAAGCTAAATCTCTCTCGGAAGAACAAAGAACAAAAAGAGAAGAAACGATTGTAGCCAAAGAAAAAGCAATAGCTGAGTTGAAACGAAAATATTTTGGGCAGGATGGCGAACTCTTCAAGCAAAGAGAAAGTTTTATCAAGCCTATACAAGATCAAATTTACAATGCAGTGAAAGAAATAGCAGAACTTAAAGGATATTCAGTCGTCTTAGATAGAGCTTCTGCTACAAGTATAATCTTTGCCTCTCCACGCATTGATATTAGCAATGAAATATTATCGAAATTAGGATATTCAAATTAA
- the bamA gene encoding outer membrane protein assembly factor BamA produces the protein MYYRISAIFITFISLFSLATSGIAQNVTTTDESKPVILYSGTPKKYEIGGIEVSGVKNYEDYVLIGLSGLSVGQTITIPGDEITQAIKRYWKHGLFSNVAITAEKIEGSKVFLKISLTQRPRISEIRYNGVKKSEKEDLETKLGLVKGSQITPNLTDRAKTLIKRYFDDKGFKNADVVIVQKDDAANENQVIVDVNIDKKEKIKVHKITIVGNQAIKTAKLKKVMKKTNEKGKIMNLFRTKKFVNENYAADKQLIIDKYNELGYRDARIVVDSVSPYNEKTVNVFLKLEEGDKYYLRNISWIGNTLYPAEQLNYMLRMKKGDVYNQKLLNERVSTDDDAIGNLYYNNGYLFYNLDPVEVNIDNDSIDLEMRIYEGRQATISKVKINGNDRVYENVVRRELRTRPGQLFSKEDLMRSMRELQQMGHFDPENIKPDVQPNQENGTVDIGFDLVSKANDQVEFSAGWGQTGVIGKLSLKFTNFSLPNLLRPGENYRGILPQGDGQTLTISGQTNAKYYQSYSVSFFDPWFGGKRPNSFSVSAFYSRQTSVSDSYYSQSYLTNYYNNSYNNNVSNYYDPDKYIQMFGLSLGWGKRLNWPDDYFTLSAELSYQRYILKEWNYFPVTNGKCNNISLSLTLARNSTDNPLYPRQGSDFSFSVQVTPPYSLFDGVDYNSYNLRNQDDVNKMHKWVEYHKWKLKSKTFTAFTSGAKTPVLMTRADFGLLGHFNSHKRSPFETFDMGGDGMTGYSSYATESVALRGYENSSLTPYGNEGYAYTRLGLELRYPLMLETSTSIYALTFLEAGNAWHDIKNFNPFDLKRSAGVGVRIFLPMIGMMGIDWAYGFDKVFGSKQYGGSQFHFILGQEF, from the coding sequence ATGTATTATCGTATTTCTGCCATATTCATAACATTTATCAGCCTATTTAGCTTGGCTACTTCGGGCATTGCACAGAACGTAACTACCACAGATGAATCAAAACCTGTTATTCTATATTCAGGTACGCCTAAGAAGTACGAAATAGGCGGAATAGAAGTCTCTGGAGTGAAGAACTATGAAGATTATGTTCTGATCGGATTGTCGGGACTCTCTGTAGGTCAAACCATTACAATCCCGGGAGATGAAATCACACAAGCCATTAAGCGCTATTGGAAGCATGGCCTTTTCTCTAATGTGGCCATCACCGCTGAGAAAATAGAAGGAAGTAAGGTTTTCCTAAAAATAAGTCTAACTCAACGCCCTCGCATTTCAGAGATACGTTATAATGGGGTTAAAAAGTCCGAGAAAGAAGATTTGGAAACGAAGCTTGGGCTCGTAAAGGGTAGCCAAATCACACCAAACTTAACAGATCGCGCCAAAACTCTTATCAAAAGATACTTTGATGACAAAGGTTTTAAAAATGCAGACGTAGTTATAGTGCAGAAAGACGATGCAGCCAATGAAAATCAAGTCATAGTAGATGTCAACATCGACAAAAAAGAAAAAATAAAAGTCCATAAAATCACCATTGTAGGCAACCAGGCAATCAAGACTGCGAAACTTAAAAAAGTGATGAAAAAGACGAATGAGAAAGGAAAGATCATGAATCTGTTCCGCACTAAGAAATTTGTCAATGAGAACTATGCAGCCGACAAACAGCTTATTATAGATAAATATAACGAACTGGGATATCGTGATGCACGTATTGTCGTCGATAGTGTATCGCCGTACAATGAGAAAACAGTAAATGTATTCTTGAAATTGGAAGAAGGTGATAAATACTATCTTCGAAATATTAGTTGGATAGGGAACACACTGTACCCTGCGGAGCAATTGAACTATATGCTGCGAATGAAGAAAGGTGATGTATACAATCAAAAGTTACTCAACGAACGTGTGTCTACAGATGATGATGCCATCGGTAACTTATATTATAATAACGGATACTTATTCTATAATCTCGATCCGGTTGAAGTGAATATAGATAATGATTCTATTGATCTTGAAATGAGAATCTATGAAGGTCGCCAAGCGACTATTAGCAAAGTGAAGATAAACGGTAACGACCGTGTTTATGAAAACGTAGTACGTCGGGAGCTTCGTACTCGTCCGGGGCAACTCTTCAGTAAAGAAGACCTAATGCGTTCTATGCGTGAGCTTCAACAAATGGGACACTTTGATCCTGAAAATATCAAGCCGGATGTTCAACCCAATCAAGAGAACGGTACGGTAGATATAGGATTCGACCTCGTATCGAAAGCAAACGACCAAGTGGAATTCTCTGCCGGCTGGGGTCAAACGGGAGTGATAGGAAAATTAAGCTTGAAGTTTACTAACTTCTCTTTGCCAAATTTGCTACGCCCGGGAGAGAACTATCGTGGTATTCTTCCACAAGGAGATGGACAGACTCTTACTATTAGTGGTCAAACTAACGCTAAATACTATCAATCATACAGCGTTTCCTTTTTTGACCCTTGGTTTGGAGGTAAACGTCCGAATTCATTTTCTGTATCCGCTTTCTACTCAAGGCAAACAAGCGTAAGTGACAGCTATTATAGTCAAAGCTACCTTACTAATTATTACAACAATAGTTATAATAATAACGTATCCAACTATTACGATCCAGATAAATATATCCAGATGTTTGGACTTTCTTTAGGATGGGGAAAACGACTTAACTGGCCGGATGACTATTTCACTCTTTCAGCAGAGCTTTCTTATCAAAGATACATACTGAAAGAATGGAATTACTTTCCTGTTACTAATGGGAAATGTAACAACATCAGTTTAAGTCTTACCCTAGCGAGAAATTCAACAGACAATCCCCTCTATCCTCGTCAAGGATCGGATTTCTCATTCTCTGTTCAGGTAACTCCTCCCTACTCATTGTTCGACGGCGTTGATTACAATTCATACAATCTAAGGAATCAAGATGATGTGAACAAAATGCATAAATGGGTAGAATACCACAAATGGAAATTGAAATCAAAAACCTTTACCGCATTTACTTCAGGTGCTAAAACCCCTGTTTTAATGACTCGTGCGGATTTTGGCCTCCTAGGACATTTCAACAGTCACAAAAGATCTCCATTTGAGACATTCGACATGGGAGGAGACGGTATGACGGGCTACTCTAGCTATGCCACTGAAAGTGTCGCTCTTCGTGGTTATGAGAATAGTTCTCTAACTCCTTACGGCAACGAAGGCTATGCTTATACTCGCTTGGGGCTGGAATTAAGATACCCCTTAATGCTCGAGACCAGTACAAGTATCTATGCCCTTACTTTCCTTGAAGCAGGTAATGCATGGCATGATATTAAAAACTTCAATCCTTTTGACTTGAAGCGTTCGGCCGGAGTAGGTGTCCGTATCTTCTTACCAATGATTGGTATGATGGGTATTGACTGGGCTTATGGTTTCGATAAAGTCTTTGGATCTAAACAATATGGTGGAAGTCAATTTCACTTTATCCTAGGACAAGAATTCTAA
- a CDS encoding isoprenyl transferase, protein MPNKEQIDLSRIPQHVAIIMDGNGRWAKQHGRERSYGHQAGAQTVHIIAEEAARIGIKYLTLYTFSTENWNRPTDEVATLMSLLIDSIEEEIFMKNNISFRIVGDINKLPEDVQKRLYDCVKHTSSNSGMCLVLALSYSSRWEITTAVRNIALQVQKGEISPEKIDCDCVSAHLVTSFMPDPDLLIRTGGEIRLSNYLLWQCAYSELYFCETFWPDFKEDEFQKAICDYQKRERRFGKTSEQVS, encoded by the coding sequence ATGCCAAATAAAGAGCAAATAGATTTAAGCCGCATACCTCAGCACGTAGCGATCATAATGGATGGTAACGGGAGATGGGCCAAGCAGCACGGACGAGAGCGGAGCTATGGGCATCAAGCCGGAGCGCAAACGGTGCACATTATAGCCGAAGAAGCTGCCCGAATAGGCATTAAATATCTCACGCTCTATACTTTTTCGACCGAAAACTGGAATAGGCCAACTGATGAGGTAGCGACATTGATGAGCCTGCTTATAGACTCCATAGAGGAAGAAATTTTCATGAAAAATAATATCAGTTTTCGCATTGTTGGCGATATTAATAAACTCCCGGAAGACGTACAGAAACGATTGTACGACTGCGTAAAGCATACATCCTCAAATTCAGGAATGTGCCTCGTGCTGGCTCTTAGTTACTCATCACGTTGGGAAATTACAACTGCTGTACGTAATATAGCATTACAGGTTCAGAAGGGAGAGATATCACCTGAAAAGATAGACTGCGACTGTGTCTCGGCACATCTAGTTACGAGTTTCATGCCGGATCCGGATTTACTGATCCGAACAGGAGGTGAAATCCGATTAAGCAATTACCTACTATGGCAATGTGCTTATTCCGAATTATATTTTTGTGAAACCTTTTGGCCAGACTTTAAGGAAGACGAATTTCAAAAAGCAATTTGTGATTATCAGAAAAGAGAACGCCGCTTCGGCAAAACTAGCGAGCAGGTTAGCTAA
- a CDS encoding DUF6242 domain-containing protein: MKIKFLSVIAISLLVSLAVTSCLSTDNEAVEYSSDDTVHAFALNTIGGVNYAFTIDQANKIIYNVDSLPFRADTIIDKTLIKTLTYMGTVSIGDSTFNYTTDSIDLSKTMKTPLKLKVWAPDGTHTKEYSIEVRVHQQDPDSLVWNKMSDSFSAGTVTGKQKSIILNNTLFVYASYNTAYTTLISDGHAWSKIAVTGLPDNANISSMLNYSNKLYIATATGEVFYSEDGNAWQKQEALSGNVATLITNFSGAISGIIQDGATLKFCVSNKAMTGWEIGNEVPSDFPQENISSTIYTTNTGLEQSFLMGKKTGATQTTPWFSLDGKSWEEASTTSDYYCPPMSNPSIIHYNDKFYAFGGDFSSFYLSKEGLVWNKIKKKVLFPTAFSGREHYSMVVDQNNFIWIIWSKGQKQDEVWRGRINRLGFKIK; encoded by the coding sequence ATGAAAATAAAGTTTTTATCAGTAATCGCAATTTCTCTACTAGTATCGCTCGCTGTTACTTCGTGCCTCAGTACAGACAATGAAGCGGTAGAATATAGTTCAGACGATACAGTCCACGCTTTTGCTCTGAACACCATAGGAGGGGTAAATTACGCTTTCACTATCGACCAAGCCAATAAGATAATATACAACGTCGATTCTCTGCCGTTCAGAGCCGACACCATCATTGATAAAACGTTAATAAAGACCCTTACTTACATGGGGACTGTATCTATAGGTGATAGCACTTTTAACTACACAACTGACTCTATCGATTTGAGCAAAACAATGAAGACGCCTCTAAAGCTTAAAGTTTGGGCTCCGGATGGCACACACACAAAAGAATATTCAATTGAAGTACGTGTTCATCAGCAAGATCCCGACTCGCTAGTCTGGAATAAAATGAGCGATTCTTTTTCGGCAGGAACTGTTACCGGCAAACAAAAATCGATTATATTGAATAACACTTTGTTTGTATATGCATCTTACAACACAGCATACACCACCCTTATTTCAGACGGACATGCTTGGAGCAAAATAGCCGTTACGGGATTACCTGATAATGCGAATATATCCTCTATGCTTAATTATAGCAACAAACTTTACATAGCCACCGCAACCGGAGAAGTATTCTATTCAGAAGATGGAAACGCTTGGCAAAAACAAGAAGCATTAAGTGGAAATGTGGCAACCCTAATCACTAATTTTTCTGGTGCTATAAGCGGAATTATACAAGACGGCGCAACTCTCAAATTTTGTGTTTCAAACAAAGCAATGACAGGTTGGGAAATTGGGAATGAAGTTCCAAGCGATTTCCCACAGGAAAATATCTCATCAACGATATATACTACAAATACCGGACTTGAGCAATCCTTCTTGATGGGGAAAAAGACAGGCGCTACCCAGACAACACCTTGGTTTTCACTTGATGGCAAAAGTTGGGAAGAAGCCTCAACCACCTCTGATTATTATTGCCCTCCAATGAGTAATCCATCTATTATTCACTACAATGATAAGTTTTATGCATTCGGAGGAGACTTCAGTTCTTTTTATCTATCAAAAGAAGGTCTCGTATGGAACAAGATTAAAAAGAAAGTCCTTTTCCCTACAGCTTTCAGTGGAAGAGAGCATTACTCAATGGTAGTAGATCAAAACAACTTCATTTGGATTATATGGAGCAAGGGGCAAAAACAGGACGAAGTATGGCGAGGACGAATTAATAGACTAGGGTTCAAAATAAAATAA
- the ribD gene encoding bifunctional diaminohydroxyphosphoribosylaminopyrimidine deaminase/5-amino-6-(5-phosphoribosylamino)uracil reductase RibD, whose translation MGEEKYMRRCIQLAKNGHSHTSPNPMVGAVIVCGDKIIGEGYHAKCGGPHAEVNAINSVKDQSLLKRSTIYVSLEPCSHYGKTPPCTDLIIRKEIPRVVIGCQDPFKEVAGRGIKRIRDAGREVVVGVLEDECTSLIKSFITFNTLHRPYITLKWAESSDGYIDICRNSGSPAILSTDLTAMLVHKKRAESNAIMVGTQTARLDNPLLTVRNWHGDNPTRIVIDRNLSLETSLHLFDGSVPTLVFTAKHKLEEGQTKYISIDFSTDILPQILTALYNRNVQSLFVEGGSILLQSFINSNLWDEIFIEKSTKSLKLGVKSPEIKDKNSHSVEKHFGVIVYHYTNEKDE comes from the coding sequence ATGGGAGAAGAAAAATACATGAGACGATGCATTCAGCTGGCAAAAAATGGGCACAGCCATACTTCGCCTAATCCAATGGTAGGAGCAGTCATCGTATGCGGTGATAAAATAATAGGAGAAGGTTATCATGCTAAATGTGGCGGACCACATGCTGAAGTAAACGCTATTAATTCCGTAAAAGATCAATCGCTACTTAAACGATCGACCATATATGTCAGCTTGGAGCCATGCTCTCATTATGGTAAAACGCCACCTTGTACCGACCTTATCATAAGAAAAGAAATACCACGAGTAGTTATTGGATGCCAAGATCCCTTTAAGGAAGTGGCCGGACGTGGTATTAAAAGAATACGTGATGCCGGTAGAGAGGTCGTCGTTGGAGTTTTAGAAGATGAGTGCACAAGCCTAATAAAGTCATTCATAACCTTTAACACGCTCCACAGACCATATATTACTCTCAAATGGGCTGAGTCGTCGGATGGATATATAGATATCTGCCGAAACAGCGGTTCACCCGCCATTCTATCCACCGATTTAACCGCAATGTTAGTGCACAAAAAAAGGGCAGAATCCAATGCCATCATGGTGGGGACCCAAACAGCCCGTTTAGACAACCCTTTGCTCACCGTACGGAATTGGCACGGTGACAACCCTACACGAATAGTTATCGACCGCAACTTATCATTGGAAACCTCCCTGCATCTTTTTGATGGCAGTGTTCCCACTCTCGTGTTCACTGCAAAACATAAACTCGAGGAGGGTCAAACGAAATACATCAGCATTGACTTCAGCACAGACATTCTACCTCAAATTTTAACGGCTTTATACAATAGGAATGTGCAATCTCTTTTTGTTGAAGGTGGAAGCATTTTACTCCAATCATTCATCAATAGCAATTTATGGGACGAAATTTTCATCGAGAAAAGCACCAAGTCATTGAAATTAGGAGTGAAATCTCCCGAAATAAAAGATAAAAACAGCCATTCTGTCGAGAAACACTTTGGAGTTATCGTTTACCATTACACCAATGAAAAAGATGAATAG
- the prmC gene encoding peptide chain release factor N(5)-glutamine methyltransferase has translation MNRLSLYIRQSLQGFYPLSELQSLAKIVCLDLLGVDAIDFYSGKDIDLSQKKEKDLETILERLRDNEPIQYIRGNADFFGLKFKVAPGVLIPRPETEELVDLIIKENPLAKRILDIGTGSGCIAIALAKHLPLATVSAWDVSDEALAIAEQNNACLGTSVAFSRKDVFSEILNEDNYDVIVSNPPYITIAEREEMDANVLNWEPELALFVGNDDPLWFYRRIASLGLNLLSLEGSLYFEINQAYGLETSLMLTALGYRDVCVIKDLFGKDRIVKASR, from the coding sequence ATGAATCGTCTCTCCTTATATATCCGTCAGTCTTTACAAGGCTTTTATCCGCTCTCAGAGTTGCAAAGTCTTGCGAAAATTGTTTGCCTAGACCTTCTTGGCGTGGATGCTATTGATTTTTATTCCGGCAAAGATATTGATTTATCTCAAAAGAAAGAAAAAGATTTGGAAACTATTCTGGAACGTTTGCGTGATAATGAACCGATTCAATACATTCGTGGAAATGCTGATTTCTTTGGTTTGAAATTTAAAGTTGCTCCAGGGGTTTTGATTCCTCGTCCCGAAACGGAAGAATTGGTTGATTTAATCATTAAAGAGAACCCTTTGGCGAAACGCATTTTAGATATAGGTACCGGTAGTGGGTGCATCGCTATTGCGTTGGCAAAACATTTGCCGCTAGCTACCGTTTCAGCTTGGGATGTGTCTGATGAAGCATTGGCAATAGCGGAACAGAATAATGCTTGCCTAGGTACTTCCGTGGCATTTTCAAGAAAAGATGTCTTTTCTGAAATTTTAAATGAAGATAATTATGACGTGATTGTTAGTAACCCCCCTTATATTACTATTGCTGAGAGAGAAGAGATGGACGCGAATGTATTGAATTGGGAGCCGGAGTTAGCTTTGTTCGTGGGCAACGACGACCCATTATGGTTTTATCGGCGTATTGCTTCTCTGGGTCTGAACCTTCTGTCTTTGGAAGGAAGCCTTTATTTTGAGATTAATCAGGCTTATGGACTCGAAACATCCCTCATGCTCACGGCGTTGGGCTATAGAGATGTGTGTGTGATAAAGGATTTATTTGGAAAAGACAGAATTGTAAAAGCTAGCCGATGA
- a CDS encoding regulatory protein RecX has product MSMITENEALSRVAFYCSAAEHCRSEIDDKLKKWGLEADAIERILARLETEKYIDTERYCRAFVDDKLRFSKWGKVKIAQALYLKKIPSETASKYLGDIDEEEYLATLSHLLVSKRRTIRAKDDYDLKAKLIRFAMSRGFEMKYIIRCVNLPEDDE; this is encoded by the coding sequence ATGAGTATGATAACTGAAAATGAAGCATTGAGCCGTGTGGCATTCTATTGCAGTGCAGCTGAGCATTGTAGGTCGGAGATCGATGATAAACTAAAGAAATGGGGATTGGAGGCTGATGCAATAGAACGCATATTGGCTCGGTTAGAGACCGAAAAATATATTGATACCGAACGCTATTGTCGGGCTTTTGTGGATGATAAACTCCGCTTTTCAAAATGGGGTAAAGTGAAAATAGCGCAAGCGTTGTATTTAAAAAAAATACCCTCAGAAACGGCTTCGAAATATCTAGGCGACATTGATGAAGAAGAATATTTGGCTACCTTATCTCATTTATTGGTGTCAAAACGTAGAACCATTCGTGCAAAAGATGACTACGATTTGAAAGCGAAGCTGATTCGTTTCGCTATGAGTCGGGGATTTGAGATGAAATACATTATTCGTTGTGTGAATCTGCCTGAGGATGATGAATGA